In the genome of Halosolutus amylolyticus, the window ACGCGCGCGTAGGCCTCGGTCACGAACGCACCACAGTTCTGGCATTCCGGCATTGTCCTGTACGTAACATATAGTAACCAAACAAGTTTTGAGCTACCCACGGCTAAAGCCGTGGGATTCAGCGTGGACTCCCGCTCTGGCCGATTCCTCGGCAGGAGAATAGCCTCCGTTCGCGTTCAACGTCCCGCTGTTCAAGCGCACGCTCAAGGGTGCGCCTCCGTCGCCGCTAGTTTGGTTGCGACGGAGATACCGCAAGCCGATGTTCTTCGCGGCGTTGTAGTCCGCGTGATTCTCGTAGCCGCATTTGAGGCACTCGAAGTCTTTGTCCTCGCGGTTGTCTGGGTGTGTGAATCCGCAGTGCGAGCAACGCCGACTCGTGTTCGCAGGGTCAACCTGCTCAACCGTGATGCCGTGTTCTTCGGCTTTGTACTCAACGTAGTCGTACAAGCGGTCGAACGCCCACTTGTGCCCCCACGACGCGCCAGTTCGCTCGCGAATGCCGGTCAAGTCCTCGAATGCGATGACCGAACACTCGTTCTCACGGGCTTCCGTGACGAGTTCGTTGCTGATGCGGTGGAGCATCTGCTTGAACCGTCCGTCTTCTTTCCGTGCGACGGATTGGATGTTCTCGTGTGCCCAGCGTGTACCACATTGCTGGAGGTCACCACGGCGTTTCTCGTATTCTCTGCGCCAGTGGTCGAACTCGTCGCCCGTCCAGAACGTACCCGTTGAGGTGACGGCGAGGGTGTTTACGCCGAGGTCAACCCCGAGAACCGTTCCGTTCTCGGTGGTTGCCTGTTCCGACGTGTCAGACTTCACGTCCGCCTTGCAATGGATGTGAAGCACCCAGTTACTATCCCGATAGTGCAGTTCCGCACCCGTTGTTTCGTACTTGTCTGAAAATAGGTATTCCGAGTGCGGGGTGCCTCTATCCTCGTCGGGGAGGACGTAGTCGGCTTCGATACGACCGTCAGTGGTGGCGAGGGATACGTAGTCGTCGTGGAACGTCGCGGTTCGCTTGTCGTAGACGACGTGTGGGCTGGTGAACACGGGTTTCGAGGCTTTCTTGCCTTGCTTCCAGCGGGCGACGACGCTCTTGCAGGCTTCAGCGGCCTTGTTCCGAGCGGCTTGCACAAGGCCACCGTTGAAGCCGTCTGTTTTCTCGCGCACGTCGTCGTAAGTTTCGTCGTCCAGTGTGGTTTTGCTGGTGGTGACGTACTCGCCTTTGAAGGCGTGGTCTACGACGTATTGTGCCGACCAGAGGAAGGTGTCTACGGTGTCTTCGAGGAGTGCGGCGTCGTCACTATCCACGTCGAGTGCAACGGGGACGGTACGCCGCACGTCCATATCTTATATGTAGGCGTGTGGTTACTTATTGATTGGGAGTCGGCCTGCCATAGTCGGTGGATTGCGGCACGGGGCTTACGGATTCATCCCACGGCTAAAGCCGTGGGTTTTCTCCTGCATTCCGTATAATTGTGTCGCCTGCTGGTAGCTGAAAATAGTCGAGGGTCGACCGGCATTCGGACGACCGACACGCTATCCGGGACGACATCGGGTTGGGTCGAAACCGGCGCCGACACCGGCAGACCCTGGCGAAAACGGAGTCGATCGGTTCGCGCGGTTACCGGGTCGGCTCCCACCCACAGACGGTACAGGTGGACGCGGACGGGTCGTGGAGCCCGCCACACTCGGGACACTGTTTCTTGTTATACTCTTGCTCCCACCCGATTCGTTCTACCGTGTGACCGCGATCCGAGAGGAATTGATCGAGGACATCGTCACCGGCATCGTTGGGTGAGGTTGCCATAGGTGTGTCAAAGCACACCACGCTATTAAATGATTGGGAAGGCCGAGAAACCTTCCTCATGGTTCCGGACAGGTCACCCAGTCGATCAATCGATCGCCGCGACCGAGCGGCCGACGAGCCGTGACGGATCGGGGAGTGACCCGCGGGTTTTTGCCCGACTCGGCCCAACGGAGACGCATGAGCGACCTGCGCCTCGATGCGACCCAACTCGATCGCTACTCGAGACACGTGATCATGGACGAGATCGGTCCCGAGGGCCAGCAACGGCTCCTCGAGGGGAGCGTCCTCGTCGTGGGAGCGGGGGGACTTGGCTCGCCAGCGATCCAGTACCTCGCCGCGGCCGGGGTCGGCCAGCTGGGGATCGTCGACGACGACGCCGTCGAGCGATCGAACCTCCAGCGACAGATCGTCCACGGCGACGCCGACGTCGGCAGACCCAAGGTGGAGAGCGCGGCGGACTACGTGGCCGCGCTCAACCCGGACGTGGACGTCGAGACCTACGACACTCGTCTCACCGCCGAGAACGTGGCCGACCTGGTCCGCGAC includes:
- a CDS encoding HVO_0416 family zinc finger protein codes for the protein MATSPNDAGDDVLDQFLSDRGHTVERIGWEQEYNKKQCPECGGLHDPSASTCTVCGWEPTR
- a CDS encoding RNA-guided endonuclease InsQ/TnpB family protein gives rise to the protein MDVRRTVPVALDVDSDDAALLEDTVDTFLWSAQYVVDHAFKGEYVTTSKTTLDDETYDDVREKTDGFNGGLVQAARNKAAEACKSVVARWKQGKKASKPVFTSPHVVYDKRTATFHDDYVSLATTDGRIEADYVLPDEDRGTPHSEYLFSDKYETTGAELHYRDSNWVLHIHCKADVKSDTSEQATTENGTVLGVDLGVNTLAVTSTGTFWTGDEFDHWRREYEKRRGDLQQCGTRWAHENIQSVARKEDGRFKQMLHRISNELVTEARENECSVIAFEDLTGIRERTGASWGHKWAFDRLYDYVEYKAEEHGITVEQVDPANTSRRCSHCGFTHPDNREDKDFECLKCGYENHADYNAAKNIGLRYLRRNQTSGDGGAPLSVRLNSGTLNANGGYSPAEESARAGVHAESHGFSRG